A single window of uncultured Pseudodesulfovibrio sp. DNA harbors:
- the dcm gene encoding DNA (cytosine-5-)-methyltransferase produces MKFVDLFSGLGGFHVGLSNNGHQCVFACEIDNDLRELYYKNHGILPYEDIRSVDVESIPKHDILCAGFPCQPFSLAGKKKGAKCPKSGKLIDYVVEIARVHSPQFVLLENVPNILTIEEGKFWHYLRSAFKSIGYSLSYKVISPVDFGIPQNRKRVFVVGTKCGLREVGFEWPSSEGVGSSLIEILDDSVPSKPLEPSKDEVLQNWQLLLDGLKVKTLGSLSLVAPEFGATYPHDFRDLSLSEMRKYKGAYGVSLSGCSTWDDVLQKLPAYARKKSQVSAWIKKSVAYSREVYIANRTFCDEWALNSHKKYNSWQILEWRGDRYNHCIDKHLVQFRASGIRVFKPHTAPSLISMTPTQVPIIPSKKRYLSTYEAAKLQHLDTLAYLPNHPREAFKALGNAVNAKIVELITENLRPLTSCTP; encoded by the coding sequence ATGAAATTTGTTGATCTATTCTCGGGCCTTGGCGGATTTCATGTTGGTCTATCCAACAACGGACACCAATGTGTGTTCGCTTGCGAAATTGATAACGATTTGAGGGAACTTTACTATAAAAACCATGGGATACTGCCCTATGAAGACATTCGATCTGTGGATGTTGAGTCGATACCAAAACACGATATCTTGTGCGCAGGATTCCCGTGTCAGCCTTTTTCGTTGGCGGGCAAAAAGAAAGGGGCAAAATGTCCTAAGTCGGGGAAATTGATCGATTATGTCGTTGAAATAGCAAGGGTTCACTCCCCTCAATTTGTTTTGTTGGAAAATGTTCCAAATATTCTGACTATTGAAGAAGGAAAGTTCTGGCATTATTTGCGATCGGCATTCAAATCAATCGGGTACAGCTTGAGTTATAAGGTAATATCCCCTGTTGATTTTGGGATTCCTCAGAATAGAAAGCGTGTTTTTGTCGTAGGAACCAAGTGTGGTTTGCGAGAAGTTGGTTTTGAGTGGCCTTCTTCGGAAGGGGTAGGCTCATCCCTAATTGAAATCTTGGACGATTCTGTGCCGTCAAAACCGCTTGAACCGAGCAAGGATGAGGTTCTTCAGAATTGGCAGTTGTTGCTAGATGGGTTGAAGGTGAAAACGTTGGGCTCTCTTTCTTTAGTCGCGCCGGAGTTTGGGGCTACATACCCACATGATTTTCGGGATTTGTCACTTTCTGAAATGAGGAAGTACAAGGGGGCTTACGGTGTTTCTCTTTCGGGGTGTTCTACGTGGGATGATGTTTTACAAAAACTGCCTGCGTACGCCCGGAAAAAAAGCCAAGTGTCTGCTTGGATAAAGAAGTCTGTAGCTTATAGCCGTGAAGTATACATTGCGAACAGAACCTTTTGTGATGAGTGGGCTTTAAATAGCCACAAAAAGTATAATAGTTGGCAAATTCTTGAGTGGCGAGGCGATAGATATAACCATTGTATCGATAAACATCTTGTCCAATTTAGGGCTTCAGGGATTCGCGTCTTCAAGCCGCATACTGCCCCATCGTTAATATCTATGACCCCAACACAGGTGCCAATAATTCCATCAAAAAAACGCTACCTGTCGACATACGAAGCTGCCAAGCTTCAACATCTAGATACGCTGGCTTACTTGCCAAATCATCCGCGAGAAGCTTTCAAGGCTCTTGGCAATGCTGTGAATGCTAAAATTGTTGAGTTAATTACTGAAAACCTCAGGCCATTGACAAGTTGCACTCCCTAG
- a CDS encoding ATP-binding protein: MKTVAVDPDMRFYNLLESYPYTPTTALCEFIDNSIQAFEDARQDGSITDGEKLEIHIKFKDEELGEPSIVIRDYGVGIAETDLQQALKPAFAQKDKALSEFGIGMKASAIWFGRRWQLTSLSRVKGEQFCIEFDLDHLLSNGLSELQVNEAGRLKKPGVEIKISKLKNKIYKRIVEDTHLNLQEIYQLFTRGEGAFLKITTEFNGTRITKSNKQKSDFYEVLRYPRAEERVEPKTKEKIFYSYGETLFWKEHFDFKFNGKKVHGFLSVLKTSSQKSNPGIRLFRFKRLIRGMVHAPYRPVDLVGTANKHAASRVYGEIHLDGQPISNHKGDFQFDEAFFLETLKNQPQISALIDQAESYRAKLVEKGKTQHFGSFEDFQKATNKKTTRRTSPAKKKKGKTSKPGSSPKFTSASPQTSLQKPIDALVNASLPSQLFLLHQIRDVTVEMYHLSQWWPFCLCYRVVLEVGIIEKLKQEHEAHYEKAYDKSIEGLLKYLSTHRKELIDEAKFKVLHKNLRDGGKIIENIPMIAVLNNASHGNFRPSETEVDILLTNTQALIEWISE; the protein is encoded by the coding sequence ATGAAAACCGTTGCTGTTGATCCTGACATGCGTTTCTACAATCTTTTGGAAAGCTATCCGTATACTCCAACTACTGCTCTTTGCGAATTCATTGACAATTCGATTCAGGCTTTTGAAGATGCTAGGCAGGATGGAAGCATCACCGATGGAGAAAAATTAGAAATTCATATAAAATTCAAGGATGAAGAGCTCGGTGAACCGTCAATTGTAATAAGAGATTATGGGGTCGGCATTGCTGAAACAGATCTCCAGCAGGCCTTGAAGCCAGCTTTTGCGCAAAAAGATAAAGCACTAAGCGAGTTCGGAATAGGAATGAAGGCCTCTGCCATTTGGTTTGGGAGGCGCTGGCAGCTTACAAGTTTATCTCGGGTTAAGGGTGAACAGTTTTGTATAGAATTTGATTTGGATCATCTTCTTTCCAACGGATTGAGTGAGCTTCAAGTTAATGAGGCAGGTAGGCTAAAAAAGCCTGGTGTTGAGATAAAAATCTCAAAATTAAAAAACAAAATATATAAACGTATTGTAGAAGATACCCATTTGAATTTACAGGAGATATATCAGCTTTTTACTCGGGGAGAGGGGGCTTTCCTTAAAATTACTACAGAGTTTAATGGGACGCGCATAACAAAAAGTAATAAGCAAAAAAGTGATTTCTACGAAGTGTTACGCTATCCTCGTGCAGAGGAAAGAGTAGAGCCCAAAACCAAAGAAAAGATTTTTTATTCATACGGAGAGACTCTTTTTTGGAAAGAGCATTTCGATTTCAAGTTCAATGGCAAAAAAGTTCATGGATTTCTCTCTGTACTGAAAACTTCTAGTCAAAAGTCTAATCCAGGCATTCGGCTATTTCGTTTCAAAAGATTGATTCGAGGCATGGTACATGCCCCATATCGTCCAGTAGATTTAGTTGGAACGGCAAATAAACATGCTGCTTCAAGGGTATATGGTGAAATTCATTTAGATGGTCAGCCTATTAGTAATCATAAAGGTGACTTTCAGTTTGATGAGGCTTTCTTTTTAGAGACTCTTAAAAATCAGCCCCAAATAAGCGCGCTGATTGATCAGGCAGAAAGTTATAGAGCAAAGCTGGTTGAAAAAGGAAAAACTCAACATTTTGGTAGTTTTGAGGATTTTCAAAAAGCCACTAACAAGAAAACAACTCGGCGAACATCTCCTGCGAAAAAGAAAAAAGGGAAAACTTCCAAGCCTGGTTCATCGCCAAAATTCACATCCGCTTCTCCTCAGACCTCACTTCAAAAGCCAATTGATGCACTTGTGAATGCATCATTGCCTTCGCAACTGTTCCTGTTACATCAGATTCGCGACGTTACTGTTGAAATGTACCACTTATCCCAATGGTGGCCATTTTGTTTGTGCTATCGTGTGGTGTTGGAAGTTGGGATAATTGAAAAATTAAAACAGGAGCATGAGGCTCATTACGAGAAAGCTTATGATAAATCTATTGAGGGACTTTTAAAATATCTAAGCACCCATCGAAAGGAATTAATCGATGAGGCTAAGTTTAAAGTGCTGCATAAAAATCTGCGCGATGGCGGTAAGATTATTGAGAATATTCCGATGATAGCAGTTCTGAATAATGCTTCTCATGGTAACTTCAGGCCATCGGAAACCGAAGTGGACATATTGCTGACAAATACTCAAGCATTGATAGAGTGGATATCTGAATAG
- a CDS encoding TniB family NTP-binding protein has protein sequence MMTPQHPHLNELAIKHLALSDDERIVKIRSSRWIGYPQAEKTLAKLEDLLTYPKSHRMPNLLIVGDTNNGKTMLVQRFCKRHPPNDNPDGEAAIVPVLYIQAPPVPDEGRFYNTILEKLFAPFRPSDRVGKKSAQAIKLLKYVGLRMLVIDEIHQILAGNLNKQRAFLNVIKYIGNELQIPIIGVGTKEAFRAIQTDDQLANRFEPAPLPRWKDGETYRRLLITFERMFPLKNASDLHKGPLAKQILSMSDGYIGEISRLLTNAATAAVKQGHEKIDTDILNSLNWCAPPRQEILARTRRVSMLSGKLLPAHPKPLWNESLASWFSRVAEANLVKQHTLAFMRLGAQKPPWYWVLDVEGGEWFLKALCDATGAPLHIGQKTTLAEYSGVIFPAAQRGTRTQWILPTKIPGSRIPTSGTQFCPRCLSEGKQPYYRRQWRLAFYTFCPIHMVKMLDACSICGARIAFHRRDCGVDIDQAASITMCYNCGADLRSAKPQRLEGDRAELTNKHKGLLHSINASTACNHDLPFFLVLHHLCWILLSKKNKGKLREYICSKLEMPAFMIPHKRTPFSWRGISTRHHIIHLALWIMLSPKMRITDAWKEGAVRYASLVRDFPNPPNWYRVFTQKMNRQYNKLRDIKKRHFEKHH, from the coding sequence ATGATGACTCCTCAACATCCACATCTCAACGAACTGGCCATTAAGCACCTAGCTCTTTCTGACGACGAACGAATCGTCAAAATCAGATCCTCCCGATGGATTGGCTATCCTCAGGCTGAAAAGACGTTGGCAAAACTAGAAGACTTACTCACTTACCCCAAGTCTCACAGGATGCCTAATCTGCTTATTGTGGGAGACACCAACAACGGAAAGACGATGTTGGTCCAGAGGTTTTGCAAAAGACATCCTCCCAACGACAATCCTGACGGCGAAGCCGCTATTGTTCCAGTCCTTTACATCCAAGCACCACCGGTTCCGGATGAAGGACGCTTTTACAATACGATTCTTGAAAAGCTATTTGCGCCATTCAGACCATCAGACAGGGTCGGGAAGAAAAGCGCCCAAGCAATCAAGCTGCTTAAATATGTTGGTTTGCGCATGCTCGTCATTGATGAAATCCATCAAATTCTAGCAGGAAACCTTAATAAACAAAGGGCTTTTCTTAATGTCATCAAATACATCGGCAATGAACTTCAAATTCCGATTATCGGCGTCGGCACCAAAGAAGCGTTTCGTGCAATTCAGACAGACGACCAGTTAGCAAATCGCTTTGAGCCTGCACCGCTTCCTAGGTGGAAAGACGGTGAAACATACCGCCGCCTGCTGATCACATTTGAACGCATGTTTCCGCTTAAGAACGCCTCCGACCTTCACAAAGGCCCTCTCGCCAAACAGATTCTTAGCATGAGCGATGGGTACATAGGTGAAATATCCAGACTTCTGACAAACGCTGCTACGGCAGCTGTGAAGCAGGGGCATGAGAAAATCGACACCGACATATTAAACTCACTCAATTGGTGTGCCCCCCCAAGACAGGAGATACTGGCCAGAACACGGAGGGTAAGTATGCTCTCAGGAAAACTGCTGCCGGCACACCCCAAGCCGCTATGGAATGAATCGCTTGCTTCATGGTTTTCACGCGTAGCTGAAGCAAATCTCGTCAAGCAACACACGCTAGCATTCATGCGCCTTGGAGCGCAAAAACCTCCATGGTATTGGGTTCTAGACGTTGAAGGGGGCGAATGGTTCCTTAAAGCGCTCTGTGATGCAACGGGGGCACCACTCCATATAGGTCAAAAAACGACCCTTGCCGAATACTCAGGAGTCATCTTCCCCGCCGCCCAAAGAGGAACGAGGACACAATGGATACTGCCTACAAAAATTCCTGGTTCTAGAATCCCAACAAGCGGAACACAGTTCTGCCCACGATGCCTATCTGAGGGGAAACAGCCTTACTATCGAAGACAATGGAGGCTAGCGTTTTACACCTTTTGCCCTATTCATATGGTAAAAATGCTCGACGCATGCTCAATATGCGGAGCTCGGATAGCCTTTCATAGAAGAGACTGCGGTGTTGATATCGACCAAGCCGCCTCTATAACTATGTGCTACAATTGCGGGGCCGACTTGCGTTCTGCAAAGCCGCAAAGGCTTGAGGGGGATCGAGCCGAACTGACCAACAAGCACAAAGGACTCTTACACTCCATTAATGCCAGCACCGCTTGCAACCATGACTTGCCGTTCTTCTTAGTCCTTCATCATCTATGCTGGATTTTGCTATCAAAAAAAAACAAGGGCAAACTAAGAGAGTATATATGCTCCAAACTCGAAATGCCTGCTTTTATGATTCCGCACAAAAGAACGCCTTTTTCTTGGAGAGGCATTTCCACACGTCATCACATCATCCACCTCGCACTCTGGATAATGTTAAGTCCAAAGATGCGCATTACGGACGCGTGGAAAGAAGGTGCTGTGAGATATGCTTCACTAGTAAGGGACTTTCCAAATCCGCCTAACTGGTATCGAGTATTCACACAAAAAATGAACCGTCAATACAACAAGCTACGGGACATCAAAAAGCGTCACTTTGAAAAGCACCACTAA
- a CDS encoding Mu transposase C-terminal domain-containing protein: MESSKAAADAMVPGWHLSSRLQFLRTDNHENPDLVFAMNSYPATYSFSQGEMVIADGHRGTIIEIVDLNTFTISDYETGQVSMFKLSQIKPLPNQPVDSPCIEGVSEEKWQIAKERYENIKPLLFLPGRTRKQVATRADEVGVHVNTLYKWMRRYEDSRLMTSLVPGRRVDKGTKKLSDEVEKIIREVIETEYLTKQKKAPIKVCREVERRCRKANLKPPHPNTVRNRLNAIPGYLKTTKRHGYKAAKDKYEPTKGEFPGADLPLQVVQIDHTPMDIILVDDIYRMPIGRPLITLAVDVFSRMVVGYHISFDPPSALSTGLCLAHAILPKDNWLTKHEIDGEWPCYGLPTTIHVDNAKEFRGTMLQKACDQYGIHIEWRPVARPEFGGHVERLLGTFADEIKALPGTTFSNVQERGRYKSEDQAALSLSEFEKWFATLVVQAYHHRLHSGITMAPIDKYREGILGTDTKPGSGLPAMTLDEERLRLDFMPFVERSVQTYGILIDKIHYWADALRRWVDAPGTENPKLKRKFVFRRDPRDISTIWFFDPELDTYFPIPYRDTSHPPISVWEMREAKRRLLEAGKTSINEDLIFEAYTHMREVVETAKKNTTATRRANKRRQMGIGATEKKLLSPQAEPVPRELDDLDDLQPFDVMEEL, encoded by the coding sequence ATGGAATCAAGCAAAGCTGCTGCCGACGCTATGGTACCTGGTTGGCACCTTTCAAGTCGGCTGCAATTTCTCCGAACCGATAACCATGAAAACCCCGATCTGGTATTTGCCATGAACAGTTATCCAGCCACATATTCATTCTCTCAGGGCGAGATGGTAATAGCCGATGGCCACCGTGGGACCATTATCGAAATCGTTGACTTAAACACATTCACAATCAGCGATTATGAAACAGGCCAAGTGAGTATGTTTAAGCTATCTCAGATTAAACCTCTTCCAAATCAGCCAGTAGACTCCCCTTGCATCGAGGGAGTGTCAGAAGAAAAGTGGCAAATTGCCAAAGAACGATACGAAAATATCAAGCCACTCCTCTTTCTGCCTGGCAGAACCAGAAAACAGGTTGCCACCCGAGCTGATGAGGTCGGCGTGCATGTCAACACACTCTACAAGTGGATGAGACGCTATGAGGATTCAAGATTAATGACCTCGCTTGTTCCTGGACGGAGAGTAGACAAGGGGACCAAGAAACTTTCCGATGAAGTTGAAAAAATTATCCGAGAGGTCATCGAGACGGAATACTTAACCAAGCAAAAAAAGGCTCCTATTAAAGTATGCCGAGAAGTGGAGCGCAGGTGCCGCAAAGCGAATCTCAAGCCTCCTCACCCCAACACAGTTAGAAATCGATTGAATGCCATCCCCGGCTACCTAAAAACAACAAAAAGGCATGGCTACAAAGCCGCCAAGGACAAATACGAGCCAACCAAGGGAGAGTTTCCTGGGGCAGACCTCCCCTTGCAAGTTGTTCAAATCGACCACACTCCGATGGACATCATCCTGGTTGATGACATCTACCGCATGCCTATCGGCAGGCCATTGATAACGCTGGCTGTTGACGTATTCAGTAGGATGGTTGTCGGCTATCATATATCCTTTGACCCTCCCAGCGCCCTTTCTACCGGCCTGTGCTTAGCTCACGCAATACTTCCGAAAGACAACTGGCTCACCAAGCACGAGATAGACGGGGAATGGCCATGCTATGGGCTTCCCACAACGATTCACGTTGACAATGCGAAAGAATTCCGCGGGACAATGCTGCAAAAGGCCTGCGACCAGTATGGGATACACATTGAATGGCGTCCGGTGGCTCGCCCAGAATTTGGAGGACACGTAGAAAGGCTACTTGGAACTTTTGCTGATGAAATCAAAGCGTTGCCTGGCACAACATTTTCCAACGTACAGGAACGGGGCCGCTACAAGTCCGAAGACCAGGCGGCATTATCACTATCAGAATTTGAGAAATGGTTTGCCACCCTCGTCGTGCAAGCATACCACCATCGTCTTCATTCAGGTATAACAATGGCCCCTATCGACAAATATCGTGAAGGCATCTTGGGAACCGACACTAAACCAGGCTCGGGGCTACCGGCTATGACGTTGGACGAAGAGCGGCTTCGACTTGATTTCATGCCTTTCGTTGAAAGGTCGGTTCAAACCTATGGCATCCTGATTGATAAAATCCATTATTGGGCAGATGCTCTACGAAGATGGGTTGATGCACCTGGCACAGAAAATCCCAAACTCAAACGAAAATTTGTTTTCCGCCGTGATCCTCGCGACATTAGTACAATTTGGTTTTTCGACCCGGAGCTCGATACATACTTCCCAATCCCCTACAGGGATACTTCTCATCCTCCAATAAGCGTATGGGAAATGCGTGAAGCCAAACGTAGACTTCTAGAAGCCGGAAAAACTTCTATTAATGAAGATTTAATTTTTGAAGCCTACACGCACATGCGGGAGGTTGTAGAGACAGCAAAAAAGAATACCACCGCGACAAGAAGAGCAAATAAACGCAGACAAATGGGCATTGGGGCAACTGAGAAAAAATTGTTGAGCCCCCAAGCTGAACCTGTTCCACGCGAACTTGATGACTTGGACGACTTGCAGCCCTTTGATGTGATGGAGGAGCTATGA
- a CDS encoding TnsA endonuclease N-terminal domain-containing protein: protein MGYSTNKTHNANRYWFNMSARRIPKNYRNVTGIAAHRKSTDVAAFESTLERDFLTLIEFSPEVESFEVQPVTIEWTDPQGKSRRYTPDVLVHYTQKSKRIPTLFEVKYRSDMAKAWDDLKPKFKKALSFAKTQGWRFKIASEIEIRTPLLDTARFLLPFTRQGPGPEALMELLDTKLHELGKTTPRKLVEYIFKDEWNQAKLLPTLWYLVGTFQVGCNFSEPITMKTPIWYLP from the coding sequence ATGGGGTATAGTACAAACAAAACTCACAACGCTAATCGCTACTGGTTTAATATGTCAGCTAGAAGAATTCCTAAAAATTATCGCAATGTGACCGGAATTGCTGCGCATAGAAAATCGACAGATGTTGCCGCATTTGAATCAACCCTTGAAAGAGATTTTTTGACGCTCATTGAATTCTCACCTGAAGTTGAGTCTTTCGAGGTCCAGCCAGTCACAATCGAGTGGACTGATCCGCAGGGCAAGAGCCGTCGTTACACTCCTGACGTACTTGTTCACTACACCCAAAAGTCAAAGCGCATTCCAACACTTTTTGAGGTCAAATATCGAAGCGACATGGCAAAGGCCTGGGACGACCTAAAACCCAAATTCAAAAAGGCCCTGTCATTCGCTAAGACTCAGGGATGGCGTTTTAAAATTGCTTCCGAAATTGAAATCAGAACGCCCCTCTTGGATACAGCCCGTTTCCTACTGCCGTTCACACGCCAAGGACCGGGCCCAGAGGCTCTAATGGAGCTGCTGGACACAAAACTCCATGAGCTTGGCAAAACCACTCCGCGAAAGTTGGTGGAGTACATTTTTAAAGACGAATGGAATCAAGCAAAGCTGCTGCCGACGCTATGGTACCTGGTTGGCACCTTTCAAGTCGGCTGCAATTTCTCCGAACCGATAACCATGAAAACCCCGATCTGGTATTTGCCATGA